The sequence TTTGATTTCGATCCAGATGAAATATGGAAATCCTTTAACAAAATAAAGATTATAGCATTTAAATACAACTTCAACGAGGAAATTTTAAGCGAAACCTTTACAGAAGAGGAATTGGAAACTTTCTTTAGAAAATTATCCAGAACAAAACTTAAGTTAATGAACATCATTTATGGTTTGGAAGCTGAAAACCCAGGTTCACTGGGACTATACCTTGGAACATGCAATCTCTGTTCATCATGCACTAAAATGTTTGGAATGCGCTGCAAGATGCCATTTAAAATGAGATACTCAATAGAATCATTGGGCGGCAATGTAGATCAACTCATGGAAGACGTGTTTGAAACTCCGGTTTTATATGCGAAAGACGGAAAACTTCCCGATTATATTGTCTATGTAGGCGGATTGCTGTACGATAGGAAGGAATAGACAATAAAATTATTTGTTTTGCACTTTAAATGAAATGCAAGAATCCGAAAAATAATGAATTTCATGTTTGATTTAACAAATATTAAAAGTGATTAAGGATAAATTAATTAATAGGTGTAAAAATATGTTAGTCGGAATTATTGGAGGAACCGGAGCACAAGGTCTTGGAATTGCAAAACGTTTAGCAATTGCTGGTGTGGATGTAATTGTAGGATCTCGTCAAGAAGAAAAGGCAATAAAAGTTGTTGAAGAAGCTATTGAAGAAATAGGTCAATACAATCCAGCTAAAATGATTGGAATGGCTAATGAAGATGCTGCAAAAGAAGCAGATATCTTAATTCTTACTGTTCCTTTACAAGCTCAAGTTGCAACTATCAAATCCATTAAGGATTATGTTAAAGGCAAGATTGTTTTAGATGCAACCGTACCATTGGAATCTGCTATTGGCGGTAAAGTTTCATCATTATTACATGTAAGTCATGGATCAGCTGCTGAAATTACTGCAAAACTTTTAGAGGATGAAGGAGCACGTGTTGTAGTTGCTTTCAGTAATATCAGTAACTCTCACTTAGCAAACATTCCAGAACCAATTGACTGTGATTGTTTAATCTGTGGTGATGATAAGGAAGCTAAAGAAGTGGCTGCTGAAATCATTGATAAAATCCCTGATTTAAGGGCTATTGATGTAGGTGGACTTGAAAAAGCACATTTAATTGAATCTATTACTCCTCTTTTAATAGGTTTAAATATCAAATACAAATCCCATTATGGTGGATTTAGAATAACTGGTGTAGATTTCGAATAATCTCACTATCCTTTTTTTTACTTTTTTTTATGTTAAATGGAATTGAAGATTTGATTGGTCTGAATCTTGATGATTTGGAAAAGCCATATAATCAGGCAATTGAAGAAATGTTGGGCTGCAGTGACGGCTCTATCAAAATAGCTGTTTTGGAGTATGGCGTTAAAAACTGTGGTAAAAGGTTTCCACGTGAAAAGCTCTTTTTAGATAAGATCGATTTTTTTGATATAGTTAGCTTTGACAAGTTAATATATTTCCAGAAACTTTTCATCTGCTGGCATAACAATGGCATCGTCACTGATGTTGAGATATATGACATTGGTTCAGATTTGGATGTTCTTAAAAAGGATTATGATTTCATAAAGGACATGATTGATTCTGGAAAGGCCTATCTGATCAGTGAAGGAGATACTGAATATCTTGGTGCTGCTTTGACAAGTGGAAAAAGCAAATCTCCCAATTCCGATAGGTTGGCAAGAAATAGGAGTTTTGTTTTTAAAAAGAAGTATCTTCAAGTCATTATAAATGAATTGGGTTATACCTGCAGGATTTAAAAAAGAAAGTTTCAGGTTCCCAACATAAATTAATTTATTAAATTATTAGTTATGATTGAAAATTTTCATTTGGAATGGAAAGTTTTATGGAGAATATGTAGACCAATTAATTTGTTTTTCTTCATTTTTTTAGAGATATGTCGTTTATTTATATTCTGATTTCATTAAATTAAATGATTTCAATAAATTGATATAAAATATTGGTTGTTGTT is a genomic window of Methanobrevibacter sp. containing:
- a CDS encoding DUF2284 domain-containing protein; this translates as MFEIQQLSADMDMDEFYERYVDIEKFGELCKDCDEYGKNWSCPPFDFDPDEIWKSFNKIKIIAFKYNFNEEILSETFTEEELETFFRKLSRTKLKLMNIIYGLEAENPGSLGLYLGTCNLCSSCTKMFGMRCKMPFKMRYSIESLGGNVDQLMEDVFETPVLYAKDGKLPDYIVYVGGLLYDRKE
- the npdG gene encoding NADPH-dependent F420 reductase; the protein is MLVGIIGGTGAQGLGIAKRLAIAGVDVIVGSRQEEKAIKVVEEAIEEIGQYNPAKMIGMANEDAAKEADILILTVPLQAQVATIKSIKDYVKGKIVLDATVPLESAIGGKVSSLLHVSHGSAAEITAKLLEDEGARVVVAFSNISNSHLANIPEPIDCDCLICGDDKEAKEVAAEIIDKIPDLRAIDVGGLEKAHLIESITPLLIGLNIKYKSHYGGFRITGVDFE